ACCCGTCTGTGTCCACCAAAACGATCACAAAGCCCGAACCGCGGACACATTGATGAAGTGTTTCCATGATGGGTTCTGATATCTCGCGCAGAAGGCCTTTTCTCTCCTCCAAGTCTCTGTCGGAGATGAAATCCCGGCACTTTCCTTCGTCAAACTCGACGCCTGCATTCTTACATCTTTCCCAGGATTCGAGGATTGCTCTTCTCACCGGAGGCGTTTCCACCGACCCCTTTCTTACGAAGTCATTCCAGAACTGCCTCTCCATCTGAGTGCACGGACTCCAAAGCTGGGAAAGTGATTCCTGGAGAACCGGCTCTGACACGTGATTAATCGCGGCTGCATCGGCAGACGCACTTCTCTCGATTACCCGGAACTGATCTTCGACTCGGACTAACTTGTACATGTCTTTGCTCCCCCTGGCAGGCGGCCGTCTTGTGCCTGTAACCTACACACTACCGGTGAGACGGACTGGCGTGTGCGTCCAGCACTGGTTGTTCAGGCATTCCGGCGTTTATCGCCAATGCGGCAAGCAGCGAAGACAGAGCGTGGGGGAAGAGTCGGGCCGGCACAGAACACCCGACTGACAACTGCCGCTTGGCGGAGAGGCGCCTGTATAGAATAATTTCTTTACATGCGAGCCTCCGGGGATTCTGCTATTGCAAACCTTTATATTACGGTACCATATCGTGTTCCAAGCTGTCAATCTTGTGGAGACCCCTTCAAGGGGCGCTTCTTTGATCGGGTTTTGGCATCAGCGCCTTGTGTACGAGCTGAGTCAGATCCATGACATCTATAGGAACTTTGTTTCTCTTCACATAGGTTGTCATGGTCCGTACGCACTGCTGACAGGTGGTAACCACGGCTTGGGCGCCGGTGCCCAGCGCTTCCTCTACTTTCTGCCTGGAAATAGCAGAAGAAAGATCCGCGTCAATCATTTCCAGGTTGCCGCCACCTCCGCAGCATTGGCACTTTTCCCGATTCCTTGGAAGCTCAATCAGCTCCACGCCGGGGATGGACCGAATAACTTGCCTCGGCTCGTCAAAGACATTCGCACCACGTCCCAAATCGCAGGGGTCGTGATAGGTAACTGTGAGCCGCACTTCTTTCAGCGGGATTCTCTTTGCTTCGAGCAGTTCCATCAGGAACTCGGATGCGTGGAAGATCTCAAACTCGTGAGGATAGTATTCGCGCCACATCTGGTAACAGGACGGGCAGGCAAAGACCACTGTTTCGGCACCTTTTCGCCGTATTGCCTCCAAGTTGTGCTTCAGATACTCGTGAAACATTTCCCTGAGGCCCGCTCCCAGCAAAGGGAATCCGCAACACCACTCATCTTCTCCCAGCAGCGTGAAGTCTACACCGCTCACGTCAAGAATTTCCGCCAGGGCAATGGGAATGGTTTGGGCCAATGGGTAATAGGCAGCCACGCACCCGGTGAAATAGACGACTTTGGCCGTGTCCTTCATGTACCTGTGTTCGGGAGGATCGCGCATGTCGTCTACCCAATCGGCACGTTCTTCTCCTGGTTCCCCAAAAACATTGCGGCTTTCCTCTAGATTGTCTCTGATCGTTTGGATCTTCTGCGGATAATGGCCGGAATGAAAGAGATCCTGGCGAATGGAGAGCCACAGATTCTTGAGGTTGATACCAACCGGACAGGCTTCCTGGCAGCCGGCGCAGAGCGTGCAGCGGAAGACAACACTGCTGAACCGTTTCCACTCCTCCTCGGATATGTCCCTTTTTCTTAAGATTCCACGGAACAACCCTGTACGGCTCTTTAGGACATCTCGCAGGCCCTTCATCCGGCATAGCGCTGAAAGCGTGCCGTCCTTTGAAGCAGAAACCGCGGGACAGACATCCCCACAAAGTCTGCATTGGGTACAGGCATCCATCTCGATGAGCTGTCTGATACTGTAGTCTCGATTGCTCACGCTAGTCCTTCTTGTATCTTGCGATGTCTGCCAGGAGCCACGGCTCCACAGTCTCTCGTCCATGAATCAGTTTCTGGACTTGCGCTGCGTCCTTTGGACGGATTCTGAACATCCATCCGGCTCCATAGCAGTCTTCGTTGATTAGAGTTGGGATAGTAGCCAATTCCTGGTTTGAGGACTCTATCTCTCCATCCACTGGCGCATACACTATGCCCAGCCATTTTCCGGATTCCACCTTGGCGAACTTCTTTCCTGTCTGAAGAGCCTTTCCCTCGAAGGGAAGTTGAACGTACACGATCATCCCTGCCAATTGTTGGGCAAAATCGTCCATACCCATCACAAGAATGTTCCCGTCTGTTCTGACCCAAAAGTGGTGTTCCTCGTAGTAAAGGTCATCAGGCATATTGTATCCCTGGATTTCCATTACTCTGTTCCTTTCACATCTGAAAGAGCATCACATGCGTCGAGCCCTGGATTGGTTCACGGGGCCGATCCCTTTACAGGGTTCTTTAAACTGACTGTCACGGCGTTCATGCTGAGGACAACAGGCGCCACGATGATGTGGAGCAAATGGCTGAAAGGCAAATAAGCCAGGACAGCCCCTGTTGCGATCGCGTGAAAGTACCAAAGGTACCCGTAAGCGCCTGGAAGCGCGGAAGTTTGCTCAAACACCCGACTAATGGCATATCCCAGAAATGCATATTCCGATCCGGCCGGACTTCCCTGCATGGCGATGCGTACTCCCTCCAGGACAAAACCTACGACTACCGTGGCCCCTATCAAGAAGAGCGCCAACCAGTCCTGCTTGGGGATGCCAGCCATGTCTCGATTCGGGACGACAATCCGTCGTAGAGCGATGAGGATGACACCAAAGAGGATCGACAGGCCACTCGCGTCGAACGACAAAGCCACGGGAGGGTAATCCTTGTCGAGTAACGTCCACGGTAAGGAGGATTGCGGTATCCATAGCGAAGTCAGAAGGGCTGTCATGCCCCACAGGAAGCGGAACATGAAGGGGAAGAAGATCAGAGCATGTATGAACCAACGTGTTCTGGACTGCCGGAAGAGCCTCCTCTGCAAAAGCACATCGAGAGCTATCGTCTTGAGGGCATAGAGCCTTTTGATCACGAAGAAAAACCTTCGTGTATTGCCGGGAGGCTTGTGCATCCCTCTCTCGATGGTTGATTTTCCCGATGCGGAAACGTTCCCGGAGAACCAGACCGCGGCCAGTCCAATGAGCCCAAACAAGAGCACCAGCAGCGATATCATGGATGTTGTGTCCGCTATGGACAGGGTGGCCGCATGACATGGCATGCATATGATGCTTTTTGGGGGAAGAACCATTGCCGCAGCACCTATTACGTTTGCACTATTGTGGCAACGTTCGCAGGAGCCCGCGGCGGCCGTCAGAGTCATGTTATGAACATCGATAGGTCTGTCGGTCTTGCGGTCAATCTGCCAAAGGATTGTTCCGGATGCGGCATTTTTTACCGGAATGGCGCCCGCGATGTGGCAAGCCTCGCAACTTACCCGGAGGTGGGCATCGTGCGCGATTTTCTCATCGTGTCTGTGATGACAGCTCAGGCAAGGGGTCCGTTCTCGCTTTGTATGACCGAACTCTGCAGACTTCGGGTGGCAAACGAGGCATGACAGCTTGGAATGCGTGGTTGATGTATACGAGTGACTCTCGATAATCGGAACGGTGCCTGTGACGTTTACACGTTCCGTATTCTTTCTATTACTCTCCGTACCGTGACAGGCAAAGCAGAAGTCGGAGACTTTCCGCACGGTTTCGGCACCTTCTGTCCCGACCGATCGGTGACAGGCCATGCACTTCTCATCTTGAAGAGAAAGGGTAGGGAGGCTCGTTTGAAGCTTGTGGCATGCTCCACATTGCTGGTTGACAGGTTTTGACGGATCGAAAGATGCCGCGAGATTCTTTGTAGCAAGCTGGTAATGCGGGTCGTGGCAGTTAACGCAAAAATTGTATTCCTGTCGGTTGTCGACTGGTTTGCCGGCGTGCGTCCCGCTGTCCATTTTAACCACTATATCTTCGTGACAGCGTGCGCATTTTTCAGTTCGAAAGAAATCGCGCACCGACTTGTTGACATCGGCAGGATTGGGATGCCGCTCCTCCTGCGGGGTTGAGACATGACAGTCGGTGCAAGAAATCTGCCCATGGACCGAAACATGGAAGCGACCGGCATCCACAAACCACGAAGCCCCAACATGGGGCGCCACCGCTAACAAGAGCGCTGCAATCAGCGCTGAGGCGCTCAATCTCCGGCAGAGACTTCGAATCGATGTCCTTGGTGTTTTGTCTACCGAACCCATTTCCCATAACCGCTTCGAAAGAGAACGCCGACCGGTGGCGCTCTCAATCAGTCATCACTGTGGCGACACGAGAATCTTGATATGCTGTTCCCTGTTTGCAAGCAGCTCCTTGAAGCCCTTCTCCACAATATCATCCAACTTGATTTTGGCTGTAATCATGGGCTGAGCGGCGATTCTACCATCTGCCATGAGGGCAATAGCTGTGCTGAACTCACCGTAGTATGCGAGAGAGCCGACGATTTCCTTCTCAAAGAAGACCAGGTTGTTGAAGTGGATCTCGCTGGGCTTCTCAAAAATCCCCACCAGCACGGTCTTTCCCCCTTGCCTGGTCAAATCCACGGCAAGCGCACCTGTCTCGCTGCCACCGACACACTCGATGGCCACATCGACCCCGAGTCCGTCGGTCAGTTGACGAACCGCCTTGATCGCATCCTGTTCCGAAGGATCGATGACGGCAGTGGCCCCGAGCTTCTTTGCGTATTCCTTCCGGGCTTGAGCCATTTCGAGCACGATGACCTTGCTCGCCCCTGCTGCTTTGGCCGCCTGCAGCGTAACCAGTCCAATGGTACCTGCCCCCACCACCGCAACAGTGTCGCCCTCAAGAACGCGGCCTCTCCGGATGGCGTGCACTCCTACCGCAGCCGGCTCCACGACGGCACCGACGTCAGAAGGCATTTCCGGAGGAAGTCTGTAGATGGTGTAAGCGGGAACATTCACGTAATCTGCAAAAGCGCCGTTGGCCATGAGCCCCGTGAAGGCCAAGGAACTGCACACGCTGTAGCGGTTCCGTTTGCACATATAGCATTTTCCGCAGTACTGGCAGGCATCTGCGGTGATTCTCTCCCCAACCTGAATATTCTGGACCCCTTCACCAATTTCAACCACTTCGCCTGAGAACTCATGACCCAGAATCAAAGGTGCCTGCACACCTGTCAGAGGATGAGGAGCTTCCGCAGGGATGAAGATAGGACCTGCATCGTACTCGTGCAGATCGGAGCCGCAGATGCCGCACCAGTGGACTTTTACTTTGACCTGTCCGGGCCCTGGTGCGGGAGGCTCGGGAACATTCTCCACTCGCACGTCCTTCTTTCCGTACCATACAGCCGCTTTCATCCCCTGTTCTCCTTTTCGCTCCCTACTTCCCAAATATCTCGTCGCCGCTTTTGAACCCTAACCCAGGATGCATATCGAACCGAACGACTCCCACGGGGATCTGGCCTCCCACTGCCTCCACCACTTTGGCGGTGCCGACGTTGCCGAATCCTCCGCACAGCTCGATGGCCTGGATTCCAGCAGCAGCCAAGTCTTTTGAAACTCGTGCCGCGTCTGCATAATCTTTCACGGCGATCGCAAGCAGCTCGACATGAGGGGTCTTTACCCATGATCTGTGCTGGAGCGGATCCCCTTCCGGAGCGATGAAAATAAACGCCGCCTTGAGCGCTTCATTGGTGGACATGATGTTGGTCTCCTTTGAAAGATCGTTTTGACTACATACACCGTAAGTCAGGTACATCAGCGACCACGTTTGAGAAACGTCGTGCTAATGCCGTTCCATCCTTCCACTCAAACTGCGAGTTAGCTCGCCTCCCATATCGGGGCATTTCTCCCAAGCGAAAACCTGCCTGGTCATGGCCGCGGACATGGTTCGGGCTACATCCACCACCACAGGGCCGTCCTTCGCAAGATAGATGGCTGCATGTTGGCCGGGACGCACCTCCACTTCTCTCTCGCCGTCCAGCGCCAGGACTGACGGCACGGTGCATACCTGCATCTCTTCTCCGACATTCATAACTCTCTCGCTTTTGATGGGGACATCTTCAATCAGTCCTGGCGCAACCGCTGCCCTGACAAAACGATCGTCCCCGCCGAGTTCCAGATACAGGCACTGCGGCTGTTCGGCACGGATGCGGTGAAGCTGGCCTCCGATGGCGGAAAGGCCGATATTGCCTGGTTCCGCCCGATTGAAGAAGACCTGACGAACCTTTCGCATGTCCCAGACCGCTCTGGATGCCACAAAAAGGTCTTCGCACACAGCTACGTCGATCAAGGCCATATCAACGACTCTTCCGTCCAACTTGACATCCAGTCTGGTAGAGGAAAAGGTGCTTTCTTCCATTGGCACAGCCCTGTTTGCAATGAGACCCGCGGCCAACCCTGCTACGGTTGCTTCGATCATGTAAGAAAAGACGTTGTTTGTTCCCGTAGAGATCGGTAGGATGGGAACCCGTGTGGTTCCTTTGGCTACTACACGGTTGGTCCCATCCCCACCCAAGGTGACAATGCATGTTGCACCTTTTTCTTCCATAATTCTCGCAGCTTCTACGGAATCTCTCTGGTCGGCTTTAGTGTCGAAGTTTAGAGACGCCACGGAGATGTCGACCTTTAGCCCATCCAGAGCTCTCGGGACAATCCCATAGTAGTCGGGCATGTAGCAGACCTGATCTACTCCCACTGCCTTCAGCCCGAGCAAGACACGGCGCACAATCCGCACCTTTTCCTGATTGTCAAAGGCGCTGCCGAACGCCACAAGCCGGCGGATATCCTTACCCGAGGCCGGATTGGCAATGATTCCCACGAGTGACAAGTCAACCTCCCCGCCTGTCGCAGGCCTTCGAGGAGAAAAGCCGCCTGAACTATGATTCCACCACCGTCTTGACCGCCTTGACGATCTTCTCCTCGTTGGGGATGAACTCCCGCTCTAGGACTGGAGAGAAGGGAACCGGCACGAAGGGCGCAGCCACTCGTAGGATCGGAGCATCCAGTCTGTCAAACGCTTTTTCGGCAACGAGCGCCGCGATCTCTGCTCCCGGGCCCTGGAACTTCACCGCCTCGTGAACAATCACCAGGCGATGCGTTTTGCGGACCGATTCCAGAATGGTGTCTTCATCCAGCGGGCTGAGAGTCCGAGGATCCAACACCTCTACGCTGATGCCGTCAGCAGCCAGTTTCTCGGCGGCGCCCATCGCAACACGGACCGTTTGGGCTGTGGCAATGACCGTGACGTCCTTTCCTTCACGCTTGATATCTGCCTTGCCTAACGGAATGGTGTACTCTCCGTCTGGCACATCGCCTTCACTTGCGTAAAGGATTTTGTGCTCCAGAAAGACCACAGGGTTGTCGTCCCGGATCGCCGAGATAAGGAGCCCTTTAGCATCATGGGGAGTGCTCGGTATCACGACTTTGAGTCCCGGCACGTGCATGAACCAGGACTCCAGGCACTGAGAATGCTGAGCCGCCGCGCCAATTCCGGCTCCGCATGTGGCCCTCAACACCATAGGGATCTTGGCCTTTCCGCCGAACATGTACTTCATTTTGGCGGCCTGATTGAAAAGTTGATCCATAGCCACTCCGATGAAGTCGACAAACATCAATTCAACCACCGGTCGCAATCCGCAAGACGCTGCCCCGACTGATGTTCCTATGATGGCGCTTTCGGTAATGGGCGTGTCGCGCACCCTCTTCGGCCCAAACTGGTCGAGCAGTCCGGCAGTCACGCCAAAAATTCCACCGTAAACACCCACATCTTCACCTGCCACGTAAACATTGGGATCTCGCAGCATCTCGATCTTGTGGGCATCGTTTAAGGCTTGAGCAAATGTCATAGTCGGCATGTCATCATGCTCCTTTACTTGGATGGACTATCGTTAAGTTCGCATCTCGCCGACGCTCTCTCTATTGCGTGTACAAGTCCTGTGTCAGCTCACTGGGATCGGGATACGGACTCTCTTCCGCGAAACGCTCGGCTTCTGCTATCCGCTTCGCTATGGATGCCCTGATTTCATCGATCTCTTGCTGAGTCAGCACTCCCAAATCCAACAGTTTCTTTTCGAATCGAGGAATCGGATCTTTCTCTTTCCATTCCTGGACTTCTTCCGAGCATCGGTACACGCAGGGGTCACCCTCGAAATGGCCACGATGACGGTACGTCTTGCACTCGATCAGCGACGGCCCCAGTCCTTCTCGCGCCCGCTTGATTCCTTCGCTGGCAGCTTCATAGACCGCCATGACATCGTTCCCGTCCACCACGACTCCAGGCATGTCATACGCACCGGCCCGGTCCGCGATGTTCGGCACGCACATAGAAGTCGTTGTGCAAGAGGATATGCCGTACATGTTGTTCTCAGCGACAAAGACAACCGGCAGTTTCCAGCATGTTGCGAGATTCATGGCTTCATGGGTTGTCCCCTGGTTGGATGCTCCATCTCCGAAAAAGCAGACGGCTATGCTCTCCTTTCCCTGGTACTGGCATGCCAGAGCGGCCCCTGTGGCCAGGGGAGGGCCTGCCCCCACAATACCGTTGGCCCCCAGAATCCCAAGGTCAACGTCGGCAATGTGCATAGAGCCTCCCTTGCCCTTGCAGTACCCATTCTTTTTGCCAAGCACTTCGGCCATCATGCACTTCAAGTCCCCTCCCTTTGCAATGAGATGGCCGTGGCCTCGGTGGGTGCTGGTGATGTAGTCGGTGGCAAGCAAATTTGCGCATACGCCTGTTGCCACTGCTTCTTCGCCGACGTAAAGATGCACGAACCCCGGGATCTTTCCGGCCGCAAAAAGCTCGCTCACCCGCGTCTCAAACATGCGAATCGTAGTCATGACCGTATACATATCGATCATCTGTTCCTTGTTGATCTCCATCTTTCTGTCCCTCCATGCTGGAAGTGTCGGTGACTGAAATCCTGAAGCCTCCTTCCCGAGTCTGTGAGATGTGCTGCCGGTCCCTTGAAAACCCTCCTTTCCCCATACTTGGTCACCTTTCAATGAGCACTGTCACTGCAGCGTTGGCCACTATGATCTGGTCGCAATCGCTCGCGAATTGCGCCACGCAAAGCCCCTTTGTTATCATTCCACCCTCGATGACTCGAGCAGTCTTGCGCCCTATTGGGACCTCGGCCATCACCCGATCGAGGTCGACGTCCCCGGGCCTGGGCACAGCCACGAGGACCTCTACGTCCAGCGCCAGCAGATCCACCATCCCAAGGATTTCGACAAGCCCGCAGAGACAGCTCCTGGAAATAGCATCCTTCACGGCGCGACAGGCGGCCTTGGTTACATCCTCGCCATGAAGGTCTATGCCGGTTCCGATCTCCACGATGAAGCGTTGCGCTGCCACGATTTCACCCCTTTGACTGATAAGATTTGAGTGGTTGTCTCATTGAACAGACCATTTCACCCGCGCGATAAGAACTTCGAACCAGAGGTCCTGCTGCCACTTTCTTGAATCCTTCCGATCGAGCGATCTGGGCCCACTCTTCGAATTCGGCCGGAGACACGTAACGACTCACTGGAAAGTGTTCTTTGGAAGGTGCAAGATACTGCCCGAGGGTGAGAAACGAACAGCCTGTACGGCGAAGGTCTGTAATCGCCTCCAGAATCTCTTGTTCTGTCTCGCCGAGTCCCAGCATGATGCCGGATTTGACGATAAGCCCGTGCTTGCCGGCATATTCCAGGATACCCAACGAGCGTTGGTACCTCGCCTTGGGGCGAACGATGGGATAGAGGCGTTTCACTGTCTCTACGTTATGGTTGAACACATCCGGACGAATGTCACAGATTCTCTGTAAGGCCTTCAGAGATCCCCTGAAGTCCGGAACAAGAACTTCGACGCTCACATCCGGACAACATTCTCGGACCTTCTCTACAGTTCTTACAAAATGCTCGGCGCCTCCGTCGGGAAGGTCATCTCGCGTCACAGAGGTAATCACGGCGTGTTTGAGTCGAAGGAGTTGCACTGCTTGAGCTATGCGTTCCGGCTCGCCTCCATCCACAGCGTCAGGCTTGCCTTTGTCTACTGCACAGAACCTGCATGTTCGGGTGCATATGGTCCCCAGGATCATGAAGGTAGCAGTTCCACGCGCGAAGCACTCGCCCAGGTTAGGACAGCGAGCGCTTTGACAAACAGTACTGAGACGCAGCCAGGAAAGCACGGACTCCATTCGATCGATGGATTCCGTGCACGAAGGAGAGAGAACTAACCAGGAAGGTCGCTCCGTAGGTCGTTGGCGCACCTCCGGCGGTGTCGCATATCCGAAAATGCGGCAAAAAGCTCTCGTGAAACGATCTTTCACCTCAGCCATATCCACTGACTGCCCCAACTCGCGCTCCATGGAGGTGACCTTTCCGTCCGGATCGCCGCAAGGGTTGATAGATTCGAACCACCGGAGGTCAGCATTCACATTCAACGCAATGCCGTGGTAGGTCACCCATCGTCGGCATGCTACGCCCACACTCGCAATCTTTGCGGCGCCGGCCCATACACCGGGGTTTCTCCCTCTGAACTCGGAAGCCAATCCGTAGCTCCGGAGTACTGCTGCAACTGTCTCCAGTAGCATTTGCAGGTACAGCCGTAAGTCTTTGGTCTGGAGCTTAACGATCGGATAAGCCACAAGCTGCCCGGGACCATGAAAAGTGGCCATGCCACCTCGGTCTACGTGGAATACCGAGGCCCCTTTCCGATTGATTGCTTCTTCAGATTCTCGAAGGTCGTCCAGACTTCCGCTTCGTCCTATGGTCACCACCGGGGGGTGTTCAACCAAGATCAAGCGGTCCGGAGAAAGTTCTGCAATGCGCTCCGAAACCAAAGCTTCCTGGAGCTTCAAAGCGTCGTCGTATATCAAAAGTCCCCAGTCCAGGACCTGCAAATGAGAAATTGAGGCATCGGTCATTCTGAGCGCCTCCTCTCGTCTCTGAGGGCCAAGAGGACCAGGCTTCAGCGCAAACCGAGAACGCTCAAGTCTGGAGTCAGCGTTTCGGTAGATAGAGTGCCCAACCCGCAGTGTCCTTGGCCGCATCGGCGACTGTCTCCGAGTACGTCGGATGCACTCGAATACTGCGGGCAAGTTCGTTTACCGTTGCTTCCAGTTGCATGGCGAGGATAGCCTCGCCCACCAGGTCCGTGGCACCAGCTCCCACAATGTGAACACCGAGGATTTCTCCGTATCGAGAATCCGACACGACTTTCACGGACCCTTCGACTTCGCCGCGGCTCATAGCCAGGCCGTTGATGGCATAGGGAAGGGTTCCCACCTCGATTTCCAATCCTCTTTTCTCCGCCTCCTCTTCGGAAAGGCCAACTGCACCCACTTCCGGCGATGTCCAAAGGCCGCGTGGGATCAGATGGAAAGGATACGTGCTACCTCTCTCCATACAGTTCTCCCCCGCAACGATTGCCATGGAGGATGCGGCATGGCTGAACATCCAGCCTCCAATGACGTCTCCGATGGCATAAATGCCCTTTACGGAAGTCTCCAACCGGTTGTCCACCAGGATTCCCCCATCCTCATTCAGCTTCACGCCGACCTGCTCGAGCCCCATATTGACCGTCGCCGGTTTTCTCCATGCAACCAGTACCTTTTGCACTTCAACACTGCGATCTGCGGCCGCCGAGAGCACACACGACCAGCCGGCTCCAGATTCTGCCTTCGTGATCGATTTGAGCGTGTGACGTGTGAGAACCTCTACTCCTTTCTCCCTGAGGGACTGCGTGATTCTCTGGCTGGTGTCATGGTCTTCGCGAGCGAGGACGCGCGACGATTCGGTGGCCAAGACCACCTTGCAGCCGAAAGAGTTGAGGAGAAAGGCCATTTCTACTTCTATATAGCCGGAATCACACACGAGAATTG
The sequence above is a segment of the Desulfomonile tiedjei DSM 6799 genome. Coding sequences within it:
- the lpdA gene encoding dihydrolipoyl dehydrogenase, encoding MYDVIVIGGGPGGYAAAIRASQLGGKVALVECGQMGGTCVNTGCIPSKTWLRAAALLALIREGHEFGIQAAIEQVNLQAIVDRKNGVATDIRMGMEALLQNNGVSVLRGRAVIKGPREIAVEDTVYEAKTIIVATGSSLAFPPIPGLKEAAFTTDQLFEMTDVPSSILVCDSGYIEVEMAFLLNSFGCKVVLATESSRVLAREDHDTSQRITQSLREKGVEVLTRHTLKSITKAESGAGWSCVLSAAADRSVEVQKVLVAWRKPATVNMGLEQVGVKLNEDGGILVDNRLETSVKGIYAIGDVIGGWMFSHAASSMAIVAGENCMERGSTYPFHLIPRGLWTSPEVGAVGLSEEEAEKRGLEIEVGTLPYAINGLAMSRGEVEGSVKVVSDSRYGEILGVHIVGAGATDLVGEAILAMQLEATVNELARSIRVHPTYSETVADAAKDTAGWALYLPKR